A region of the Rickettsiales bacterium Ac37b genome:
AATTCTAATGTGCCATAATCCTAGAAACTATCAAGATTTAAACAGCTCAAACCCCTATAGATCAAGACTTGCTTATGATGAATTACTTGCAAATCAGCTAAGTTTAGCTTTAGTACGTAACAATCGAAATAAAATTCCTGGCCAATCTATTAATGTTAAAGGAACTTTATTAAAATCCTTATTAGAATATATTAACTTTACTCTTACTTCTAGTCAAAATAATGCTCTTTTAGATATTATTCATGATCAAAATTCTCCCCATCGTATGATGCGTCTTATACAAGGTGATGTGGGTAGCGGAAAAACTCTTGTTGCGCTGGGCGCCATGTTAAATGTTGCTGAAATTGGTAAACAGGCTATATTAATGGCTCCCACAGATTTATTAGCTAATCAACATTATGAATGGATTGGCTCAACTACTCGCCATTTGGGATTAAATACTGTTTTATTGACTGGTAAAATTAAAGGGAAAAACCGTACAAATATATTAAATGACATCAAACTAGGTAAAGCATCCTTCATTATTGGTACCCATGCATTATTTCAAGAAAATGTAGAGTTTCAGGATATAGGTCTAATGGTTATTGACGAGCAGCATAGATTTGGCGTTGAACAACGCCTAACGCTAAGTAATAAAAACCAGAAAGCTGATATATTGGTTATGAGTGCAACCCCTATCCCACGTACTCTCACCATGGCTCTATATGGTGATATGGACATATCTTATTTAACAGATAAGCCTGCAGGAAGGCAACCCATTATTACTTCCCTTATTTCCATCAATCATATAGCTAAGCTTTATGCTTCTATCGAAACTCAATTAAAAGAAGAGGCAAAAATTTACTGGGTATGTCCTTTAGTGGAAGATTCCGATTCAGAAATAGATTCTATATCTAACCTAACTGCAGCTACAACAAGATATAATATATTAAACGAGCTTTTTCCTGAAAAAGTTGGATTAATTCACGGAAAAATGCAAGATTCTTCTAAACAAAGTGTCATGATGGATTTTTCTATCGGTAAAATAAATATTTTAGTTGCTACCACCGTGATTGAAGTAGGTATAGATATACCTGAGGCTACAGTGATTGTTATAGAACACGCTGAAAGATTTGGTTTATCGCAACTACATCAATTAAGAGGACGAGTAGGACGTGGAAAAAACCAGTCTTATTGCATTTTATTATATAGTTTACCTCTTAGCGAAGATGCCAGAACTAGATTAAAAATTATGAAAGATACTAATGATGGGTTTGTTATCGCAGAACAAGACCTTGCTTTACGAGGGGCTGGTGATTTACTCGGTACCAAACAAAGCGGCCTACCAGATTTCAAATTTGTTGATATCACAACCCATACCCCCCTTTTTACAATGGCGAGGAAACAAGCAAACAACATTATCCAGGAAGATCCTTTGCTTTTAAGTGACAAAAATCATAAATTAAGATTATTGTTAAAATTATTTGAATATAATAATGCGTTTGATAATCTATGTCAGTAAAACTCCTTCCAA
Encoded here:
- the recG gene encoding ATP-dependent DNA helicase recG, which encodes MSISELFRPTSIINGVGPKIENALHRLSCNRIIDLIYHLPTNILERKLTVNIQHAEHRSYITLKVTIESMSQSSPQYKKQAKQKFEILCSANNHYITLVFFNYYPEYLFNSLKVGEQRIISGRIEKLGSKITMPHPDYVVPMGKESSIPKIEPIYSLTYGINSRHLSKIIQQSLNILPQLPEWLDQKLLIENNWVSFYESILMCHNPRNYQDLNSSNPYRSRLAYDELLANQLSLALVRNNRNKIPGQSINVKGTLLKSLLEYINFTLTSSQNNALLDIIHDQNSPHRMMRLIQGDVGSGKTLVALGAMLNVAEIGKQAILMAPTDLLANQHYEWIGSTTRHLGLNTVLLTGKIKGKNRTNILNDIKLGKASFIIGTHALFQENVEFQDIGLMVIDEQHRFGVEQRLTLSNKNQKADILVMSATPIPRTLTMALYGDMDISYLTDKPAGRQPIITSLISINHIAKLYASIETQLKEEAKIYWVCPLVEDSDSEIDSISNLTAATTRYNILNELFPEKVGLIHGKMQDSSKQSVMMDFSIGKINILVATTVIEVGIDIPEATVIVIEHAERFGLSQLHQLRGRVGRGKNQSYCILLYSLPLSEDARTRLKIMKDTNDGFVIAEQDLALRGAGDLLGTKQSGLPDFKFVDITTHTPLFTMARKQANNIIQEDPLLLSDKNHKLRLLLKLFEYNNAFDNLCQ